One segment of Streptomyces sp. NBC_01463 DNA contains the following:
- a CDS encoding polysaccharide lyase 8 family protein, translated as MALAPTARAAQDEFETLRLRWNDLSLGTGYDPAAEPYAAKLAETGELAAEFRSTMAPAAGSLWDGHTFDPPSGITWSYGRLWTMTQAYAQQGTGHTGDEGLLADILRGLDHLSATVYNTTTARYGNWWEWQIGSPRLLMDIVAVLRPHLGEERVAAACAAVDHFIPDTMLTDYSGTSTGANRVDLCRSVALRGILGRDPAKTALARDALSPVFPYVTTGDGLYADGSFVQHTWVAYSGTYGQVMLDGLGRLFALLAGSTWAVTDPNRQIILDSVEHAYAPLIHDGLMMDSVNGRAISRGLLKSDELRIMRSDHFHGQGLIAAVALLAGGASAAERDRWNGMVKGWIERDTVSPVLAAPQFGVADLSRLQAAADAPVPAAPEPVGHTLFAAMDRAVHRRPGWVANVSMASERISAYECGNGENPRGWHTGAGMLYWWAGPAGGGQYTDWFWPTVDWYRLPGTTVSTKRLADRAGGEWGEPRPAVQWVGGAHDGEFAAVGQHVKGLGSTLEARKSWFCAADTVICLGAGITAADGVPVETVVDNRNLGPDDSQALTVDDRERPRWAHLEGHGGWVLPGGAELHTLREARTGAWSDINTTSSTEQQTRHWQTLWLDHGTDPADDGYLYLLMPGASRRTVAARAADRHWLTVLANTAAVQGVAVRSLGLTAANFWQPGTAGRLSSTGPASVLVREGRGATTVRISGPDRSGTPFDVVWDRPVREALPADPGIEVRATGRRLVLRVDPGTAGATLRCDVR; from the coding sequence CTGGCGCTCGCCCCGACGGCCCGCGCGGCGCAGGACGAGTTCGAGACGCTCCGGCTGCGCTGGAACGACCTCTCGCTCGGCACCGGCTACGACCCCGCCGCCGAGCCCTACGCCGCCAAGCTGGCCGAGACCGGCGAACTCGCCGCGGAGTTCCGCTCGACGATGGCCCCCGCCGCCGGCTCCCTCTGGGACGGGCACACCTTCGACCCGCCGTCCGGCATCACCTGGAGCTACGGCCGGCTGTGGACGATGACCCAGGCGTACGCCCAGCAGGGCACCGGCCACACCGGCGACGAGGGCCTCCTCGCCGACATCCTCCGCGGCCTGGACCACCTCTCCGCGACGGTCTACAACACCACCACGGCCCGGTACGGGAACTGGTGGGAGTGGCAGATCGGCAGCCCGCGCCTGCTCATGGACATCGTCGCCGTCCTCCGCCCCCATCTCGGCGAGGAGCGCGTCGCGGCCGCCTGCGCCGCCGTCGACCACTTCATCCCCGACACCATGCTCACCGACTACAGCGGCACCTCGACCGGCGCCAACCGGGTCGACCTGTGCCGCTCCGTCGCGCTGCGCGGCATCCTCGGCCGGGACCCGGCGAAGACCGCGCTCGCACGCGATGCCCTTTCGCCCGTCTTCCCGTACGTGACGACGGGCGACGGGCTCTACGCCGACGGCTCGTTCGTCCAGCACACCTGGGTCGCCTACTCGGGCACGTACGGCCAGGTCATGCTCGACGGCCTCGGCCGGCTCTTCGCCCTGCTGGCCGGATCGACCTGGGCGGTCACCGACCCCAACCGGCAGATCATCCTCGACAGCGTCGAGCACGCCTACGCCCCGCTCATCCACGACGGACTGATGATGGACAGCGTCAACGGCCGTGCCATCAGCCGGGGCCTCCTCAAGAGCGACGAGCTCCGCATCATGCGCAGCGACCACTTCCACGGCCAGGGCCTGATCGCCGCCGTCGCCCTGCTCGCGGGCGGCGCCTCCGCCGCCGAACGCGACCGGTGGAACGGCATGGTCAAGGGCTGGATCGAACGCGACACCGTCAGCCCGGTCCTCGCCGCCCCGCAGTTCGGGGTCGCCGACCTGTCCAGGCTCCAGGCGGCGGCCGACGCCCCCGTACCGGCAGCGCCCGAACCCGTCGGGCACACCCTGTTCGCCGCGATGGACCGGGCCGTGCACCGCCGCCCCGGCTGGGTCGCGAACGTGTCCATGGCCTCGGAGCGGATCAGCGCCTACGAGTGCGGCAACGGCGAGAACCCGCGCGGCTGGCACACCGGGGCCGGAATGCTCTACTGGTGGGCCGGACCGGCCGGCGGCGGCCAGTACACCGACTGGTTCTGGCCCACCGTCGACTGGTACCGGCTGCCCGGCACCACCGTCTCCACCAAGCGCCTCGCCGACCGGGCCGGCGGCGAATGGGGCGAACCCCGCCCGGCCGTGCAGTGGGTCGGCGGTGCCCACGACGGCGAGTTCGCCGCGGTCGGACAGCACGTGAAGGGCCTCGGCTCCACCCTGGAGGCCCGCAAGTCCTGGTTCTGCGCCGCCGACACGGTCATCTGCCTCGGGGCGGGCATCACCGCGGCCGACGGGGTCCCCGTCGAGACCGTCGTCGACAACCGCAACCTCGGCCCGGACGACAGCCAGGCCCTCACCGTCGACGACCGCGAACGCCCCCGCTGGGCCCATCTGGAGGGCCACGGCGGCTGGGTGCTCCCCGGCGGCGCCGAGCTGCACACCCTGCGCGAGGCCAGGACCGGCGCCTGGTCCGACATCAACACCACCAGCTCCACCGAACAGCAGACCCGCCACTGGCAGACCCTCTGGCTCGACCACGGCACCGACCCCGCCGACGACGGCTACCTCTACCTCCTGATGCCGGGCGCGTCCCGGCGCACCGTCGCAGCCCGCGCCGCCGACCGGCACTGGCTGACCGTGCTCGCCAACACCGCCGCCGTCCAGGGCGTCGCCGTGCGCTCGCTCGGGCTGACCGCCGCCAACTTCTGGCAGCCCGGCACCGCCGGACGGCTCTCCTCGACCGGTCCGGCCAGTGTGCTCGTACGGGAGGGCCGGGGCGCCACGACGGTCCGGATCAGCGGGCCCGACCGCAGCGGCACCCCGTTCGACGTGGTCTGGGACCGTCCGGTGCGCGAGGCCCTCCCGGCGGACCCGGGCATCGAGGTCCGCGCCACCGGCCGCCGCCTCGTGCTCCGCGTCGACCCGGGAACGGCCGGCGCCACCCTGCGGTGTGACGTCCGGTAG
- a CDS encoding endo-alpha-N-acetylgalactosaminidase family protein, whose protein sequence is MSPRFASVGAAAAASAAVLALVGTALPASAAAPSPAGAAQTPAPADARVIGSAQLSVAVADDFPRVLSYTDLASGNQLAGSTRPVTAVTLNGTAHPVHLKGAPAVTGSAARYTLVFGDLPGVEIDASLSVSGRATTFRVTAVRDTEAFRVGTIDIPGHDLVSVASTDTGAATAFTKLDPDSTKTADVFAKVTDATKADAAPVGGTYAIVNTGALAAAVESNSSYDKPAGATGGDDARFWHQARKDDDGTTRVGVWSGQWTYRGEGAPKPESGDSLPWAKVVVTPDANGDKTVDWQDGAVAFRSIGVVAPGSEDTADRVVTHIPFNFASQATHPFLRTLDDVKRISLSTDGLGQLALLKGYASEGHDSAHPDYGGNYNKRAGGLKDLNELLKDGKKWGATFGVHVNATEAYPEAKAFDEKLVDKTKPGWNWLNQSYYIDQRRDINSGDLAQRFQQLRDETDSNLSMLYIDVYYTHGWIADKTLQSLQKQGWNVSSEWADKFERGSLWSHWANDLDYGGATNKGLNSQIIRFIRNGEKDVWNNDPVLGQSAIDEFEGWTGETDWNAFYDNIWQRNLPAKYLQQQKITRWDGNDITFTGGVSGTVEDGKRTFYDHGRKVLSGTDYLLPWDGGKKLYHYSKSGGTSSWAVPSKGAYTVYELTDNGRVKTGTVRPVDGRITLTAEAGQPYVLYPDKAPKAADAKWGEGTLVDDPGFNDGRLADWSRTGTAARDTDGQGRNSAKLSGTGKAALSQSIGGLKPGARYTASALIEVQPGKTRHTVLSAGGTSVAVDRSTAKDQVAASDWHGTYFQRAKVNFTAPASGRTTLRIEAAGGSAATVRADDVRIVANAPATRKNTVVHEDFEDVDQGWGPFLKGDAGGDTDPRTSISQLHAPYTQAGWNGKLIDDVLGGKESLKAHEENAGIVYRTAPWTVPMTDGHRYKVEYDYQSSHAGAYEWVDGYDRITADGAPDSVETRNTAIGAQHTTGHFAETVTAGCGDTWTGLRKRGDAPEGADFVLDGFTVTDLGAAPAGEQAACGTLTVAPAAETLEPGTANTVKASFTNYEATAATGVSVGLTVPEGWRAEPSGAVTFDSVAAGAKVTASWQVTPPVDAEYRTYGLSSEAAYTVGGARRTLGAQTSVRTLPPPPTTDSWASDLDWTASENGWGPVERDLSNGETGAGDGTALTIGSTVYEKGLGSHAPAKVRYYLGGKCTSFTAEVGVDDVQKSAGSVQFSVTADGTEKVKSPVLKAADSAWSLTADVTGAKYVELIAGDGGDGNGNDHADWGSARFHCGS, encoded by the coding sequence ATGTCGCCAAGATTCGCTTCGGTGGGCGCCGCAGCCGCCGCCTCAGCCGCCGTCCTGGCTCTGGTGGGGACCGCCCTCCCCGCCTCAGCCGCCGCCCCCTCTCCCGCCGGTGCGGCGCAGACCCCCGCACCGGCCGACGCCCGCGTCATCGGATCGGCGCAGCTCTCCGTCGCCGTCGCCGACGACTTCCCGCGCGTCCTCTCGTACACCGACCTGGCCTCCGGGAACCAGCTGGCGGGCAGCACCCGGCCGGTCACCGCCGTCACCCTGAACGGCACCGCGCACCCCGTGCACCTCAAGGGCGCCCCCGCGGTCACCGGGTCGGCCGCCCGCTACACGCTCGTCTTCGGCGACCTGCCCGGTGTCGAGATCGACGCCTCGCTGTCCGTCTCCGGGCGCGCCACCACGTTCAGGGTGACGGCGGTCCGGGACACCGAGGCGTTCCGCGTCGGCACCATCGACATCCCCGGCCACGACCTGGTCTCCGTCGCGAGCACCGACACCGGAGCCGCGACCGCCTTCACGAAGCTCGACCCCGACTCGACGAAGACCGCCGACGTCTTCGCGAAGGTCACCGACGCCACCAAGGCCGACGCGGCACCCGTCGGCGGCACCTACGCCATCGTGAACACCGGTGCGCTCGCGGCCGCCGTCGAGTCCAACTCCTCGTACGACAAGCCCGCCGGCGCCACCGGCGGCGACGACGCCCGCTTCTGGCACCAGGCCCGCAAGGACGACGACGGCACCACCCGGGTCGGCGTCTGGTCCGGCCAGTGGACCTACCGCGGCGAGGGCGCGCCCAAGCCGGAGAGCGGCGACAGCCTGCCGTGGGCCAAGGTCGTCGTCACGCCCGACGCCAACGGCGACAAGACCGTCGACTGGCAGGACGGCGCCGTCGCCTTCCGCTCCATCGGCGTGGTCGCCCCGGGCAGCGAGGACACCGCGGACCGGGTCGTCACCCACATCCCGTTCAACTTCGCCAGCCAGGCCACCCACCCCTTCCTGCGCACCCTCGACGACGTCAAGCGGATCTCGCTCTCCACCGACGGCCTCGGCCAGCTCGCGCTGCTCAAGGGCTACGCCTCCGAGGGCCACGACTCCGCCCACCCCGACTACGGCGGCAACTACAACAAGCGCGCCGGCGGGCTGAAGGACCTCAACGAGCTGCTCAAGGACGGCAAGAAGTGGGGCGCCACCTTCGGCGTCCACGTCAATGCCACCGAGGCATACCCGGAGGCGAAGGCCTTCGACGAGAAGCTCGTCGACAAGACGAAGCCCGGCTGGAACTGGCTCAACCAGAGCTACTACATCGACCAGCGCCGCGACATCAACAGCGGCGACCTGGCCCAGCGCTTCCAGCAGCTGCGCGACGAGACGGACAGCAACCTCAGCATGCTGTACATCGACGTCTACTACACGCACGGCTGGATCGCCGACAAGACCCTCCAGTCCCTCCAGAAGCAGGGCTGGAACGTCTCCAGCGAATGGGCCGACAAGTTCGAGCGCGGCTCGCTCTGGTCGCACTGGGCCAATGACCTCGACTACGGCGGCGCCACCAACAAGGGCCTGAACTCGCAGATCATCCGGTTCATCCGCAACGGCGAGAAGGACGTCTGGAACAACGACCCGGTCCTCGGCCAGAGCGCCATCGACGAGTTCGAGGGCTGGACGGGCGAGACCGACTGGAACGCCTTCTACGACAACATCTGGCAGCGCAACCTGCCCGCCAAGTACCTCCAGCAGCAGAAGATCACCCGCTGGGACGGCAACGACATCACGTTCACCGGCGGGGTGAGCGGCACCGTCGAGGACGGGAAGCGCACCTTCTACGACCACGGCCGCAAGGTGCTCAGCGGCACCGACTACCTGCTGCCGTGGGACGGCGGCAAGAAGCTGTACCACTACAGCAAGTCCGGTGGCACGAGCAGCTGGGCGGTGCCGTCCAAGGGTGCGTACACCGTCTACGAGCTCACCGACAACGGCCGGGTGAAGACCGGCACCGTGCGTCCCGTGGACGGGAGGATCACGCTGACGGCCGAGGCCGGTCAGCCGTACGTCCTCTACCCGGACAAGGCCCCGAAGGCCGCCGACGCCAAGTGGGGCGAGGGCACCCTCGTCGACGACCCCGGCTTCAACGACGGCAGGCTGGCCGACTGGTCGCGCACCGGCACCGCCGCCCGCGACACCGACGGCCAGGGCCGCAACAGCGCGAAGCTGTCCGGCACCGGCAAGGCCGCCCTCTCCCAGTCCATCGGCGGACTGAAGCCCGGCGCGCGCTACACCGCGTCCGCGCTCATCGAGGTCCAGCCGGGCAAGACCCGGCACACCGTCCTCTCGGCCGGCGGGACGTCCGTCGCCGTGGACCGCTCCACCGCGAAGGACCAGGTCGCCGCGTCCGACTGGCACGGCACCTACTTCCAGCGCGCGAAGGTGAACTTCACCGCACCGGCCAGCGGGCGCACCACCCTGCGCATCGAGGCGGCCGGCGGCAGCGCGGCGACCGTCCGCGCCGATGACGTACGCATCGTCGCCAACGCACCCGCCACCAGGAAGAACACCGTCGTCCACGAGGACTTCGAGGACGTCGACCAGGGCTGGGGCCCCTTCCTCAAGGGCGACGCGGGCGGTGACACCGACCCCCGCACCAGCATCTCCCAGCTGCACGCCCCGTACACCCAGGCCGGCTGGAACGGGAAGCTGATCGACGACGTGCTCGGCGGCAAGGAGTCCCTCAAGGCCCACGAGGAGAACGCGGGCATCGTCTACCGGACCGCGCCCTGGACCGTCCCGATGACGGACGGCCACCGCTACAAGGTCGAGTACGACTACCAGTCCAGCCACGCCGGTGCCTACGAGTGGGTCGACGGCTACGACCGGATCACCGCGGACGGCGCACCCGACTCCGTCGAGACCCGGAACACCGCGATCGGCGCCCAGCACACCACGGGCCACTTCGCCGAGACCGTCACGGCGGGCTGCGGCGACACCTGGACCGGGCTGCGCAAGCGCGGCGACGCCCCCGAGGGCGCCGACTTCGTCCTCGACGGCTTCACCGTGACCGACCTCGGCGCGGCCCCCGCCGGTGAGCAGGCCGCCTGCGGCACACTCACCGTCGCGCCGGCCGCGGAGACCCTGGAGCCGGGCACGGCCAACACCGTGAAGGCGAGCTTCACCAACTACGAGGCCACCGCCGCCACCGGCGTCTCGGTCGGCCTCACCGTCCCCGAGGGCTGGCGGGCGGAGCCCTCGGGCGCCGTCACCTTCGACTCGGTCGCCGCCGGTGCCAAGGTCACCGCGAGCTGGCAGGTCACCCCGCCGGTGGACGCCGAGTACCGGACGTACGGCCTGAGTTCCGAGGCCGCCTACACGGTCGGCGGTGCGCGGCGGACGCTCGGCGCGCAGACCTCCGTACGGACCCTGCCGCCGCCGCCCACCACGGACAGCTGGGCCAGCGACCTCGACTGGACGGCCTCCGAGAACGGCTGGGGACCGGTCGAGCGCGACCTCTCCAACGGTGAGACCGGCGCCGGCGACGGCACCGCGCTGACCATCGGCTCCACGGTGTACGAGAAGGGCCTCGGCAGCCACGCCCCGGCGAAGGTCCGCTACTACCTGGGCGGCAAGTGCACCTCGTTCACCGCCGAGGTGGGCGTGGACGACGTGCAGAAGAGCGCCGGCAGCGTGCAGTTCTCCGTGACCGCCGACGGCACCGAGAAGGTGAAGTCCCCGGTCCTCAAGGCCGCCGACTCCGCCTGGTCGCTGACGGCGGACGTCACCGGCGCGAAGTACGTCGAGCTGATCGCCGGTGACGGCGGCGACGGCAACGGCAACGACCACGCCGACTGGGGCAGCGCCCGCTTCCACTGCGGAAGCTGA
- a CDS encoding glycoside hydrolase family 64 protein: protein MISRRMFLSGGVAASATALTYPLWGSTLSPSASAAAATCELALENKSLPGRVNAYVTGHEQGTDRWILLRADGSVYRPDSPAAPQTPLPVDCAIPLNAAGGAPVVVTLPQMYGARVYFVRDDTLDFYLNPGPSLVEPAFATSTDANYGRTWSFCEFTFNPQQLYANISYVDLVTALPIGLTLEGDATHTVAPLPDGAVQRIADGLTAQAAADGQPWDQLVTRGSDGGVLRVISPQNLMAPFFDRPDQMPFRDLFTAQIDEVWDKYRSTDLRIDLQGGRGVFTGRVSGDTLTFNGGHTFTKPVSKDIFTCNHGPFTNNPGDSDDKKGLLARLAAGFNRSIMLSHPDQPNGTTVADYYQGAVTNHWSRIVHANSPIGYAFPYDDVRPDGEPDVSGAANDGNPRRFTVSVGS, encoded by the coding sequence ATGATTTCGCGCAGAATGTTCCTCTCCGGCGGCGTCGCCGCCTCCGCGACCGCGCTCACCTACCCCCTCTGGGGGAGCACGCTGAGCCCGAGCGCATCGGCCGCGGCCGCGACCTGCGAACTGGCCCTGGAGAACAAGTCCCTGCCGGGCCGGGTCAACGCGTACGTCACCGGTCACGAACAGGGCACCGACCGCTGGATCCTGCTCCGGGCCGACGGCAGCGTCTACCGCCCGGACTCCCCCGCCGCGCCGCAGACCCCGCTGCCGGTCGACTGCGCCATCCCGCTGAACGCGGCGGGCGGCGCACCGGTCGTGGTGACGCTTCCCCAGATGTACGGGGCGCGGGTCTACTTCGTCCGCGACGACACCCTGGACTTCTATCTCAACCCGGGCCCCTCCCTGGTCGAGCCGGCCTTCGCCACGTCCACGGACGCGAACTACGGGCGCACCTGGTCGTTCTGCGAGTTCACCTTCAACCCGCAGCAGCTGTACGCGAACATCAGCTACGTCGACCTGGTGACCGCACTGCCGATCGGCCTGACGCTGGAGGGCGACGCCACACACACGGTGGCCCCGCTCCCGGACGGCGCCGTCCAGAGGATCGCCGACGGTCTCACCGCCCAGGCCGCGGCCGACGGGCAGCCGTGGGACCAGCTGGTGACGCGCGGCTCGGACGGCGGCGTGCTGCGGGTCATCTCCCCGCAGAACCTGATGGCGCCGTTCTTCGACCGCCCGGACCAGATGCCGTTCCGCGATCTGTTCACGGCGCAGATCGACGAGGTCTGGGACAAGTACCGCTCGACCGATCTGCGGATCGACCTCCAGGGCGGCCGCGGTGTCTTCACCGGGCGGGTCAGCGGCGACACGCTGACCTTCAACGGCGGGCACACCTTCACCAAGCCCGTCTCCAAGGACATCTTCACCTGCAACCACGGGCCGTTCACCAACAACCCGGGCGACTCCGACGACAAGAAGGGCCTGCTGGCCCGGCTCGCGGCCGGCTTCAACCGGTCGATCATGCTCAGCCACCCCGACCAGCCGAACGGCACCACGGTGGCGGACTACTACCAGGGCGCGGTGACCAACCACTGGTCGCGGATCGTGCACGCCAACAGCCCGATCGGCTACGCCTTCCCGTACGACGACGTGCGCCCCGACGGGGAGCCGGACGTCTCGGGCGCCGCCAACGACGGCAACCCGCGGCGCTTCACGGTGTCGGTGGGTTCCTGA
- a CDS encoding YceI family protein, whose product MALFNRRNNDTPAAAATTVVVDPALAALTGDYAIDPAHSSIGFTVRHAMVTNVRGSFGEHEGSLTLDGSNPANSAATIDVRIASVDTGIADRDGHLVSGDFFDAEKFPLMTFRSTAAEQLGGDKYRVTGDLTIKDVTRPLAIDLEFNGSATDVYGNERVGFEGSADILRSDWGLTWNAALETGGVMVSDKVKLNFDISAIKAAAPQA is encoded by the coding sequence ATGGCTCTGTTCAACCGCCGGAACAACGACACCCCCGCCGCCGCTGCCACCACCGTCGTCGTCGACCCCGCCCTGGCCGCCCTCACCGGTGACTACGCGATCGACCCGGCCCACAGCAGCATCGGCTTCACCGTGCGCCACGCCATGGTGACCAACGTGCGCGGCTCCTTCGGTGAGCACGAGGGCAGCCTGACGCTGGACGGCAGCAACCCGGCCAACTCCGCCGCGACGATCGACGTCAGGATCGCCAGCGTGGACACCGGCATCGCCGACCGCGACGGCCACCTGGTCAGCGGCGACTTCTTCGACGCCGAGAAGTTCCCCCTCATGACGTTCCGCTCCACGGCTGCCGAGCAGCTCGGCGGCGACAAGTACCGCGTCACCGGCGACCTCACGATCAAGGACGTCACCCGTCCGCTCGCCATCGACCTGGAGTTCAACGGCTCCGCGACCGACGTGTACGGCAACGAGCGCGTCGGCTTCGAGGGCAGCGCGGACATCCTGCGCTCCGACTGGGGCCTGACCTGGAACGCGGCGCTGGAGACCGGCGGCGTGATGGTCAGCGACAAGGTCAAGCTGAACTTCGACATCTCCGCGATCAAGGCCGCCGCCCCGCAGGCCTGA
- a CDS encoding proline dehydrogenase, which produces MDAEVAALLGAAVGSLATLGAAFVTGRAAARSQFDQWRRQHRRDACVFYLGALHDRDIAMDAVFEALRPDRPDLAQVEERVGRFVGLAREVHRAAEVVILEGPPPLAKAVGRLGRASGELAEVMRRMVKDAHAGDTAGKAADTALATLRERALHQEVKSFRSAAADVFGKPR; this is translated from the coding sequence ATGGACGCAGAAGTTGCCGCGCTGCTCGGAGCCGCCGTCGGCTCGCTCGCCACGCTCGGCGCGGCGTTCGTGACCGGACGCGCGGCGGCGCGCTCGCAGTTCGACCAGTGGCGCAGACAGCACCGCAGGGACGCCTGTGTGTTCTACCTCGGCGCCCTGCACGACCGTGACATCGCCATGGACGCCGTGTTCGAGGCGCTGCGGCCGGACCGTCCCGACCTGGCGCAGGTCGAGGAGCGGGTGGGGCGCTTCGTCGGTCTGGCGCGTGAGGTGCACCGCGCGGCCGAAGTCGTCATCCTCGAAGGGCCGCCCCCTCTGGCGAAGGCCGTGGGCCGGCTGGGCCGGGCGTCCGGTGAACTCGCCGAGGTCATGCGGCGCATGGTGAAGGACGCGCACGCGGGGGACACCGCGGGCAAGGCGGCGGACACCGCCCTGGCCACCCTGCGGGAACGCGCCCTGCATCAAGAGGTGAAGAGCTTCCGCTCGGCCGCCGCCGACGTCTTCGGCAAGCCGCGCTGA
- a CDS encoding helix-turn-helix transcriptional regulator — protein sequence MSEQVHNRLAMVRAERKVSRQALAEAVGAHYQTIGYIERGQYNPSLDLALRIAEFFGLPVEALFSLRPFRPLTDEVYGRKQ from the coding sequence ATGAGCGAGCAGGTGCACAACAGGTTGGCGATGGTGCGCGCGGAACGCAAGGTGTCCCGGCAGGCGTTGGCCGAAGCGGTCGGCGCCCACTACCAGACCATCGGATACATCGAGCGCGGGCAGTACAACCCGAGCCTCGATCTGGCCCTGCGCATCGCCGAGTTCTTCGGACTGCCGGTGGAAGCACTCTTCTCCCTCCGGCCGTTCCGCCCGCTCACGGACGAGGTCTACGGGAGGAAGCAATGA
- a CDS encoding DinB family protein — protein sequence MTVSEATTRDVTEAPAATGERADWLEALAKQRHFLRFTTRDLTDEQAGMRTTASELCLGGLIKHVTGAERGWARFIVDGASGMPDFTAMTEADWAQRADEMRMLPGETLAGVLDDYAEVARRTDELVAGLPDLDATQQLPRAPWFEGDVRWSARRVLMHIVSETAQHSGHADIIRESIDGAKSMG from the coding sequence ATGACTGTCAGCGAGGCGACCACCCGCGACGTGACCGAGGCCCCGGCCGCCACCGGCGAGCGTGCCGACTGGCTGGAGGCGCTGGCCAAGCAGCGGCACTTCCTCCGCTTCACCACCCGTGACCTCACCGACGAGCAGGCCGGGATGCGCACCACGGCGAGCGAGCTGTGTCTGGGCGGGCTCATCAAGCACGTCACGGGGGCCGAGCGGGGCTGGGCGCGCTTCATCGTGGACGGTGCGTCGGGCATGCCGGACTTCACCGCGATGACCGAGGCCGACTGGGCGCAGCGCGCCGACGAGATGCGGATGCTGCCCGGCGAGACGCTGGCCGGGGTGCTGGACGACTACGCCGAGGTGGCCCGCCGCACCGACGAACTGGTCGCCGGCCTGCCCGACCTGGACGCCACCCAGCAGCTGCCCAGGGCGCCGTGGTTCGAGGGTGACGTGCGGTGGTCGGCGCGTCGGGTGCTGATGCACATCGTGAGCGAGACCGCCCAGCACTCCGGGCACGCCGACATCATCAGGGAGTCGATCGACGGCGCGAAGAGCATGGGCTGA
- a CDS encoding TetR/AcrR family transcriptional regulator, which yields MTTPTPPAAPVGRRERKKAATRRALADAALDLFLARGYDAVTLHEIAEAADVSTTTLLKHFPGKEALVFDEDADQEAGLVAAVRDRAPGATVLDALCAHVKSVRLRPADSDPRYADFFDLVANTPALGDYAHRMWMRHQGALARAIADDAGAPPGDPRTTALARFVLETSALAHRAEDPERAVDAAFDLLEHGWNGTAARRSDAGR from the coding sequence ATGACGACTCCGACTCCGCCCGCGGCTCCCGTGGGGCGCCGCGAACGCAAGAAGGCCGCCACCCGCCGGGCACTCGCCGACGCGGCCCTGGATCTCTTCCTCGCGCGCGGGTACGACGCGGTGACCCTGCACGAGATCGCCGAGGCGGCCGACGTCTCCACCACCACGCTCCTCAAGCACTTCCCCGGCAAGGAGGCCCTCGTCTTCGACGAGGACGCCGACCAGGAGGCCGGGCTCGTCGCCGCGGTCCGCGACCGCGCCCCAGGCGCGACCGTCCTCGATGCGCTGTGCGCGCACGTGAAGAGCGTTCGCCTCCGCCCGGCGGACTCCGACCCCCGCTACGCCGACTTCTTCGACCTGGTGGCGAACACCCCGGCTCTCGGCGACTACGCCCACCGCATGTGGATGCGCCACCAGGGCGCCCTCGCCCGCGCCATCGCCGATGACGCCGGCGCCCCGCCCGGCGATCCCCGTACCACGGCCCTGGCCCGCTTCGTCCTGGAGACGTCGGCGCTCGCCCACCGGGCCGAGGATCCGGAACGCGCGGTCGACGCCGCCTTCGACCTGCTCGAACACGGCTGGAACGGCACCGCGGCCCGACGGTCCGACGCCGGCCGTTGA